One window from the genome of Drosophila teissieri strain GT53w unplaced genomic scaffold, Prin_Dtei_1.1 Segkk14_quiver_pilon_scaf, whole genome shotgun sequence encodes:
- the LOC122625607 gene encoding LOW QUALITY PROTEIN: RYamide neuropeptides (The sequence of the model RefSeq protein was modified relative to this genomic sequence to represent the inferred CDS: deleted 1 base in 1 codon), protein FSNSYISLSVNKFIYFQFSFYFFLGIQKRSAFFVGSRYGRSGSTTYDESLKSRRIFIVPRNEHFFLGSRYGKRSGKYLRLMRGINMLIVRKGFGNNGKERTLYLSFIIILILMRNT, encoded by the exons TTTTCAAATTCATACATATCACTAAGTgttaacaaatttatatattttcagttttcattcTATTTCTTTCTAGGAATTCAAAAACGTTCAGCCTTCTTTGTTGGGAGTCGCTATGGACGATCCGGAAGTACTACATATGATGAAAGTTTAAAATCCAGACGAATTTTCATTGTTCCGCGAAACGAGCATTTCTTTCTTGGCTCCCGGTATGGAAAACGAAGCGGAAAATATTTA CGCCTTATGAGGGGAATAAACATGCTGATAGTCAGGAAAGGATTTGGAAACAATGGGAAAGAACGAACTCTATACTTAAGCTTTATAATCATTCTCATTCTGATGCGAAATACTTAA